Proteins from a single region of Arctopsyche grandis isolate Sample6627 chromosome 1, ASM5162203v2, whole genome shotgun sequence:
- the LOC143911866 gene encoding uncharacterized protein LOC143911866 produces the protein MKSYFTDPETLASTLANVMCFQHKHRMFLNAQLTDLDEKCIKGKEEVKNLTKLIHEGNREFKRLNVEHYKMRYILTVGFNIDEADMESFISKTNDESFSSEGCKCPQDGTPPTAKCNDCVLNYILITPPPTPCASSTPCDNNKI, from the exons ATGAAAAGTTATTTTACCGATCCAGAAACTTTGGCTTCAACATTAGCTAATGTCATGTGCTTTCAGCACAAACACAGGATGTTTTTGAATGCCCAACTTACTGACTTG GATGAAAAGTGTATAAAAGGAAAAGAAGAAGtaaaaaatttgacaaaactCATACATGAAGGAAATCGAGAATTCAAAAGATTGAATGTTGAACATTATAAAATGAGATATATTTTGACGGTTGGATTTAATattg ATGAGGCAGACATGGAATCGTTCATTTCAAAAACTAATGATGAAAGTTTTTCGAGCGAG GGTTGTAAATGTCCACAGGATGGTACCCCGCCAACAGCCAAg TGCAATGATTGCGTCCTGAATTATATCCTTATAACACCACCCCCCACGCCTTGTGCCTCTTCTACGCCttgtgataataataaaatttaa
- the LOC143911852 gene encoding uncharacterized protein LOC143911852 produces the protein MDKSLVLVLGLVLYFSSICDAYPVPKKQFLPYRPGYVPVYIRSGDTPLEDINLDLAEAFHSIPSGRSAGRLNDIKAARSQEKQDENGGYIVVKVETPTIAELTSLRKEKSKVAKEESHLEKVEISSESEDVKVKEDNTKPKASFSQSDKKKAIPQKEQSNSKFIQKIPKE, from the exons ATGGACAAGAGTTTGGTTCTCGTGCTGGGATTGGTTTTGTACTTCTCTTCCATTTGTG ATGCTTACCCGGTaccaaaaaaacaatttttgccGTACCGACCTGGATATGTGCCTGTGTATATAAGAAGTGGAGATACTCCTCTTGAAGACATTAATTTGGATCTCGCTGAAGCATTCCATTCTATTCCATCAGGAAGAAGTGCTGGAAGACTAAACGATATAAAAGCAGCTAGGTCTCAAGAAAAGCAAGACGAAAATGGAGGCTATATAGTTGTGAAAGTTGAGACGCCAACGATAGCCGAATTGACTTCGCTCCGAAAAGAAAAGTCCAAAGTGGCCAAAGAGGAGAGTCACTTGGAAAAGGTTGAAATATCCTCAGAAAGTGAAGATGTAAAGGTGAAAGAAGACAACACGAAGCCCAAAGCCAGTTTTTCACAATCCGATAAGAAGAAGGCAATTCCACAGAAGGAACAATCAAACAgcaaattcattcaaaaaattccgaaggaataa
- the LOC143911857 gene encoding uncharacterized protein LOC143911857 produces MSPVWFVFLIVSLIAVEGQVKNEPDTEITRVKTLTEEQRRIPQSKEKTRSIYLVNLLPVPTNGQQPNSDPTSVNNHLGDAARPSNDPKGRPTLFLLQKVNDDGRLPDGIYYRPAEDETDTPPPVIQKDLTDVQSYILARGPYKSPGRQ; encoded by the exons ATGTCGCCAGTTTGGTTCGTTTTCCTGATAGTTTCGCTTATAGCTGTCGAAGGTCAAGTGAAAAATGAACCAGACACCGAGATAACCAGAGTAAAAACTCTGACCGAAGAGCAGAGGAGGATTCCACAATCTAAAGAAAAGACCCGAAGCATTTACCTGGTGAATCTACTGCCGGTACCAACCAATGGACAACAGCCCAACAGCGACCCAACATCTGTAAACAACCACTTGGGAGATGCAGCTCGTCCTTCCAACGATCCAAAAGGAAGGCCAACACTGTTCTTGCTTCAGAAAGTTAACGATGATGGACGTTTACCAGATGGAATTTACTATCGACCTGCAGAAGACGAGACCGACACTCCACCACCAGTCATTCAAAAG GATTTAACTGATGTTCAGTCTTATATATTAGCAAGAGGACCATACAAATCTCCAGGAAGACAATaa
- the LOC143911508 gene encoding putative multidrug resistance-associated protein lethal(2)03659, producing MEDDIPEIKPINPCVNSNIFQYALFRWTSKLFSIGFKRDLKFSDLYEVLHEHSSAYLGDKFSRIWVNQLKTTSSSLFRLLIKCFGRLLVIQLLVTLILECVVKVLQPIFLGKLVLFYVPGQKYVSTNEFYIYAVGIILCSLFHVMIAHPCAMSIVHSCMKYRIGCCSLIYRKALKLSKSSLEQSSMGKIVNLISNDVGRFDYSTVLMNYIIVAPIQTLIISVFMWYEIGISAFIGIIILLLMIPLEIWLGEKIKQEKEKAMILTDERLLLMSEILSGIKVIKMYAWEKPFSKLLELSRRKEINKIKHMSYIRGIILSFGMFGTRFAMFCSILVYVLFGNIVTAEKVFIVTSFYNTIRQSLTVLFPTAIAMAAEIRVTLNRLQSFLLSTEVNFSPILSDLNTDNEIFEPKIPNEILNESDETVIPFFGKKGEKQIKIKWNQLPNIDEDQAHSEKINGNIPFEITGDLLKGEEIKLLDNAIIMETVYMTWDTNRSEKHLSNISLNIKSGSLVAIVGEVGSGKSSLFYTLLNEVPIFSGKFIINGTMSYASQDSWIFDSSICQNILFGSKMDRFRYNEVIRNCALESDLNTFKDGDQTIAGERGTKLSGGQQSRINLARAAYRNADIYLLDDPLAAVDNHVGRHIFSECIAGYLKNKTRVLITHQYQYLTEVDHIIMLSDGFIVAEGSYNDLIENCSPFKNLLQTKTKSTEEEDNPSQETKENSLTESMELQESSIKKNEETQQSGSVSNWVYRSYIAACGPIIFFIILSMLFLLTQILASFTDLWITAWVNAEEINLFENSPNSTQQLINDATTLNPFDMESINATDSYLDDVSSDKLPRQRNEYILTYSSAIIALVIVTIVRSLMYFNMSLTASMNLHNDMFKALIRATMYVFHTIPSGRILNRFSKDVGLIDEALTRVGSDVLQIGLQFFGILIVIIIVNPYFLFPTLIMIGVFIYMRSYYINTSRSLKRLEGIARTPIVSHLSTSLKGLSTIRAYGVQQVLVEEFDSHQDLHSSVWFMFLGTSRAFGLWLDLMCVGFISAIVLSFLYSAKGITAGNVGLMISQAIALTGMMQWGLRQSAELENLMTSVERVLEYHDVEQEPPLHQSEDEQLLHWPYKGKIEFDGLSLRYSPKGKTVLKKLTFKVLPKEKLGIVGRSGSGKSSIINALFRMAFTEGSVKIDDIETSTIGLHVLRSKISIIPQEPVLFSGTLRHNLDPFSECDDETLWSALEKVELKEFVTGLTDGLSATISEGGSNFSVGQRQLICLARAIVCKNNILVMDEATANVDPRTDLLIQKTIREQFKDYTVITIAHRLQTIIDSDKILVMENGKEVEFDHPYILLQNENGKFTSMVKRTKQIGEDLNEIAKKSYNKNNQKIDE from the exons ATGGAAGATGATATACCTGAAATAAAACCAATTAATCCTTGTGTTAATTCAAACATTTTTCAGTATGCCCTGTTTCG atGGACATCAAAATTATTTAGTATTGGTTTTAAGAGAGATTTGAAATTTTCCGATTTGTATGAAGTATTACATGAACACTCTTCGG caTATTTAGGTGATAAATTTTCAAGGATATGGGTAAACCAATTAAAAACAACTTCCTCGAGTCTTTTtcgattattaattaaatgCTTTGGACGTCTACTGGTCATTCAATTGTTGGTCACATTAATACTTGAATGTGTAGTAAA agtaCTTCAACCTATATTTTTAGgcaaattagttttattttatgttcctGGTCAAAAATACGTATCAACAAATGAGTTCTATATTTATGCTGTAGGCATAATACTTTGTTCACTTTTCCATGTGATGATAGCACATCCATGTGCGATGTCAATAGTACATTCATGTATGAAATATAGAATTGGATGCTGTTCTCTTATCTATAGAAAG GCTTTAAAACTTTCAAAATCGTCTTTGGAGCAATCTTCAATgggtaaaattgtaaatttaatatcaaacgaCGTTGGACGTTTTGATTACTCTACTGTCTtgatgaattatataattgtagCGCCAATTCAAACATTGATTATATCCGTCTTCATGTGGTATGAAATTGGAATTTCCGCATTTATTGGaatcataatattattgttaatgaTTCCCTTAGAAA tttgGCTGGGTGAAAAAATTAAGCAAGAAAAGGAAAAAGCGATGATTCTAACTGATGAACGATTACTTCTCATGAGTGAAATATTATCAGGaattaaagttataaaaatgtatgcttGGGAAAAGCCATTTTCGAAATTGCTAGAACTCTCTAGAAG aaaggaaatcaataaaataaaacatatgtcATATATAAGAGGAATAATTTTATCTTTTGGAATGTTTGGCACTCGATTTGCAATGTTTTGTAGTATTTTGGTATATGTTTTATTTGGAAATATCGTTACTGCTGAGAAAGTATTTATAGTTACATCATTTTATAATACTATAAGACAGTCACTGACTGTTTTATTTCCAACAG ctatAGCAATGGCAGCAGAAATTAGAGTAACTTTAAATCGACTGCAATCATTCTTGTTAAGTACAGAAGTAAATTTTTCACCCATACTTAGTGATTTAAATACAGATAACGAAATTTTTGAACCTAAAATtccgaatgaaattttgaacGAATCCGATGAAACAGTCATTCCATTTTTTGGCAAAAAAggtgaaaaacaaataaaaataaaatggaatcaATTACCAAATATTGACGAAGATCAAGCACATTCAGAAAAAATAAATGGTAATATACCATTTGAAATAACTGGTGATTTATTAAAAGGGGAAGAAATCAAATTGCTTGATAATGCAATTATTATGGAAACTGTGTATATGACATGGGATACGAATCGTTCTGaaaaacatttatcaaatatatcattgaatattaaatctggaag TTTGGTGGCGATTGTTGGAGAAGTCGGCTCCGGAAAAAGTTCATTGTTCTACACACTTTTAAATGAAGTCCCGATTTTCAGTggaaaatttataatcaatGGAACTATGTCATATGCATCTCAAGATTCTTGGATTTTCgata GTTCaatttgtcaaaatattttGTTCGGTTCTAAAATGGATCGGTTTCGTTATAATGAAGTCATTAGAAATTGTGCATTAGAAAGCGATCTTAATACATTTAAAGATGGTGATCAAACTATTGCTGGAGAACGAGGCACTAAGCTCAGTGGAG GACAACAATCAAGGATAAATCTTGCACGAGCTGCATATAGAAATGCAGATATATATCTTTTAGATGATCCTCTTGCAGCAGTCGATAATCATGTTGGAAGGCATATTTTTAGTGAATGCATTGCGGGAtacttgaaaaataaaacacgaGTGCTTATTACTCatcaatatcaatatttaaCAGAAGTTGACCAT ATAATAATGCTAAGTGATGGTTTTATTGTAGCTGAAGGATCatataatgatttaattgaaaactgCAGTCCATTTAAAAACTTACTTCAAACTAAAACTAAAAGTACAGAGGAGGAAGATAATCCTTCACAAGAAACTAAAGAAAATTCACTTACTGAATCA atGGAACTTCAAGAatcatcaattaaaaaaaatgaggaGACTCAACAAAGCGGCTCAGTTAGTAACTGGGTATACCGTTCATATATTGCAGCCTGCGGTCCTATAATCTTTTTTATCATTCTTTCCATGTTATTCTTGTTAACTCAAATTTTGGCATCATTTACTGATCTATGGATAACTGCCtg ggttAATGCCGAAGaaattaatttgtttgaaaattcaCCAAACTCTACACAACAACTTATTAATGATGCGACAACATTGAATCCATTTGACATGGAATCAATTAATGCTACAGATTCTTATTTAGATGATGTCAGTTCAGACAAATTACCTCGACAACGGAATGAATACATCCTTACATACTCCA GCGCAATAATTGCATTAGTAATCGTAACAATAGTACGTTCATtgatgtattttaatatgtcTTTGACGGCTTCAATGAATCTTCACAATGATATGTTCAAAGCTTTGATTCGTGCAACAATGTACGTCTTCCACACAATTCCATCGGGTCGTATTCTAAATCGTTTCTCCAAAGATGTCGGACTAATAGATGAAGCTTTAACACGTGTTGGATCAGATGTTTTACAA ATAGGACTGCAATTTTTTGGTATTTTAATAGTAATTATAATTGTAAACCCTTACTTTTTATTTCCAACTCTAATTATGATTGGAGTGTTTATTTATATGCGCAGCTATTATATAAACACATCCAGAAGCTTAAAAAGATTAGAAGGTATAG CTCGGACTCCGATAGTATCCCATTTAAGCACATCCCTGAAAGGTTTGTCTACAATACGAGCTTATGGAGTTCAACAAGTATTGGTGGAAGAGTTTGATTCGCATCAAGATTTGCATAGTTCTGTGTGGTTCATGTTTCTTGGCACATCCCGAGCTTTTGGGCTTTGGTTAGATTTGATGTGTGTAGGATTTATTTCTGCGATTGTTTTAAGCTTCCTATATTCAGCAAAAG GAATCACTGCTGGAAATGTAGGTTTGATGATAAGTCAAGCTATTGCATTGACTGGAATGATGCAGTGGGGATTGAGACAGTCTGCAGAACTAGAAAATTTGATGACGAGCGTTGAAAG AGTTTTGGAATATCATGATGTGGAACAAGAACCACCATTGCATCAATCTGAAGATGAACAATTATTGCATTGGCCTTACAAgggaaaaattgaatttgacgGCTTATCATTACGATATTCTCCTAAAGGAAAAACTGTGCTGAAAAAACTCACTTTTAAAGTATTACCAAAAGAAAAGCTAGGCATTGTGGGCCGATCAGGCTCTGGCAAAAGCTCTATTATTAACGCACTGTTTAG AATGGCATTTACAGAGGGTTCAGTAAAAATTGACGATATAGAAACAAGCACTATAGGTCTTCATGTACTTCGTAGTAAAATATCCATAATACCCCAAGAGCCAGTACTATTTTCTGGCACATTGCGTCACAATTTGGATCCATTTTCCGAATGTGATGATGAAACACTTTGGTCAGCTTTAGAAAAA GTTGAATTGAAAGAATTTGTCACTGGACTGACGGATGGATTAAGTGCGACAATATCAGAAGGCGGTTCAAATTTCAGCGTCGGACAAAGGCAATTAATTTGTTTAGCTCGGGCAattgtttgtaaaaataatattttagttaTGGATGAAGCCACAGCAAATGTTGATCCCCG GACTGATTTGTTGATTCaaaaaactatacgagaacaatTTAAAGACTATACTGTAATTACTATTGCCCATAGATTACAAACAATTATAGATTCAGACaag atattaGTCATGGAAAATGGTAAAGAAGTAGAATTTGACCATCCATATATTTTGTTACAAAATGAAAATGGTAAATTTACTAGTATGGTAAAACGGACAAAACAAATTGGCGAGGATCTTAATGAAATAGCTAAaaag agttacaataaaaataaccaaaaaataGATGAGTAG